cccattttcggactgctgctgtgtgggctttggcccagaaaattttatgtttttctattttctttgctGCGAATGGGCTGGACACGAAGGAGATTTCGTTGGGCTCTTAGCCCGACACCGAATGTGGAAGAGGAAcgaatccctcggactcgtatgtgatggtcatgcataaaaatgaaaggaaaaaggaTTAGTAAGCGGTCAGTGAACTGTATTgaacatataaaatataaactcaaacgaACCTCTCAGAAACACTTGAGCAGGATACTTATCAATCATTAAcgaataaaagaaaaaggaaattacgaaatctAACCGCATGAATTCAACTGTGCATTAAAGAAACATCGTTTAATGACCATACACTATTTCATTTCAAAAATCCTCCGACTGATTTTAAGCTCCAGTATAGTGTCGAACAACGAACTTCATACTTAAACTAGACTGCACTCGATTTAACTTTTGGAAACAAAAGGGAAAACTGTCCTTCTCAATTTTAAGAGACAGATTTCAGGCCCAATTATGTTCAGTCCTAATTCAACCAATAGAGTGCTTCATTCGAGAATATAGGAACAAATATGTCATGGGGATACTTCAACAGAAACACAAACAACATAGGACATAGACCAAGATATTTGAGATAATTCCACTATTATTGGGTATGCTTAATATTTTTTAGATTGGAATGCAATGAATACGAACCGacaatcaacaagataaacaaataCATGGAACTTCATTACAACCATATGCTCGGCAGGCTCCCACATCAAACACATTTAAGATTCATCAAATAGCATGGTAGTATACTGACTCATATTTAGATAATAGGCAAAACTAACATAACCTTATTCCACAGAATCGAAACTTATAGGTATAGTATCAGCTCTTATTCAACCAAAGAAGTTCAAATTAGCAAGATATGGGCAAAGTCTAAGTTTAGACCACCTGTTAGCATGAAAAACTACAAGCAGCAATCTTCCTTAGGAATTGAAATAGTTAACTGATTTCATACAAACACATGAAGGCAACATCATGCATGAAAACCATGACAAGTAAGTTTCATTCGAATCAGAGGAGTGACAAAAATCATGGTAAGAAGACAACAACCTCAACAATTTGGAACTTCTTTCTTTTAAATATAGAATCCAGACAAAAGGGACAGAACTGAGTTTAAATACTTGTATCCCTTTAACGAAACATATTCCGAGATATTCAGATACTAAACCCAATAGTGAATTAACAATACAGACTACTGATACTGGCTAGACTGAAAACATCCAAAACAAGCTTTTAATAAACCTGAATGACCTAGACAGGTTCATATTGGTTTAAGTTGGACTCAATTAAACAAACATAGACAATTGGGAAACAACAAATgattatacatgcttctgatCCTTAGCCAAGTTAACTAGGAATGTAAAACCTAGAATGAACCCATAAATAACTTTTAGCCTGATTTCCACATATAAACCAGATGCAACAGATTCACAATTCATACAGATTTTAAACGAATATCTCCTAAGGATGTTTACTCATATGATTCACACAATGTTCATAAGTGAACTCAAGCAGATTAAACTCAGCAGGATTAGTAAGTGAATAGCAATGAATACAATGAACAGAACACTTTCAAACAGGACAGATTCATACAGATTCAGATTCCAGGAAACACAAGTGTTTTACAGTCATGATtgagaaaagaggaaaaaagttGACACACACACACTGATTCAGAAAGAATAAAACTGGACAATTCCAATTTcagtttcaagaaaaacaaaCCTTCGCACACAACTTAGACCAAACATCACTATTGTAATAATACATTTAATCATCTTCCTAGGGAAATGAATCTCTAAACATAGGCCTGGACTGCAAACAGACTCATTTTCATATTATCACATTTATAAGCATAGACGCAATCAGACATAATATACTTTAATCCTACTTGTGAATCATCAAGTGTACTGCAAACAAGATTTAGACCATATTTTCCAGTCACAccttataatcatggaagaagacTACTTAGCATGTTATTTACAATAACTAACTAATTTGAATTAACTAACACAAGGACAGATTAATAAATGGGTCGTTCATACCCTTAAGCTAACTACACGATTGTTTAACTGATTCATAACAGATTGACTAGGTCATATTGGATTAGCTTTAACTCAATTAAACTAGCATGAACCACTATAAACAACAAATGACCATACTTACTTAACACATAAACCTTTATCAAACTGCTAAGAATTGTAATCAAACTAACTAGAGAAAAGTTGTTATCTGTTTAAATAAACTAAACTAAGTTACCATACCTGAACATGCTTAACCACATAAATAGACTGACACTGAAACATGCAAACAGACTTATCTATCCAACTAAATTAATTTAACTAAATTAACATGCTTTAATCACATAATAACAAACTAAAATAACACAGAGCagctaagaaaaaaaaatgaagaattaccttcttcgggtgcagcgaagtgaggcgaaggtctcgatatccactcgaacactatcgaatccgagcttgcgatgctcggattcacagTGATACCAAAACCACTGAAAATAGAATAAAATTGATGTAGTATTCTGATTTGACAAATAAACAAGATCAAAGTGCTAATAGAACTCGGAATTTAGGTGATTAAAAGACTCATATTTTAGAGCTTTTTTGGGGTTTCAAAACTCGTTTCAGAACTTTGATTTTCAGAATATTTTTTTGCGACTCGAAATCCCTATTTTTGTAGGGGATTTATGGGGATTCAAGAACTCATTTTTTGAAAGGGGATTTCGGGTTCACCTCTCGTTTTTGCCCGGCCCCTTTTTTTGGGGGGTTTTCCCCACCATTTATAGATCTACCATGTATTTTGTGTTGAATAAAGAGAAAGGGAGCGGGGAACAACAGAAGGTGGAGATGGTGTCAGACGAGTGAAGGAATGTGGTGTAACGTGGTGGGGGACAAAATTAAGTGGGGTGACAGTGAGCGTGGAGTAGTGGAAATGGCAGCGGTATGGGAGAGGCGTGGGAGGTGTCAGAGATGAAGTGGATGATAACGTGGGAGCATGGAGGCGTCAGAGGTAGAAGAAGAATGTGAGGGGTGTGTGCGATGGAGGGAGAAACGGTGGGTGGCGATGAGAAGTGAGGAGATGGTGGTGCAGAGGTGGTGGCGATGGGGATGGGAGATGACGACGAGAGAGGGAGGCGGAGGAAGGTGGGGGAGGTGAAGCGGCGGTGATGAGGTGGGAaagaaaatgaggggaaaccctaaaagggttccccttattttcactgaaatgggtcagacccggttcatttacggaccgggtcaattttttagaccgggtattaaaagaatgggctaacgaattaaaacacggactggtctaaaaattaaggtaaaaaatataggctggttaaaaaatatttatgaattgattggactttgatttggaatccgataaatcaaaatacggactgagtgcaagaaatagtttggcttctaaatttaaataaaagacttgtttaaataacttctgttaaaatattgctcaatatggaatatgtcgtcattaatgcttagataaaaaatggcgttgtaatagcagtgcaataatattgcgaaaaatccacagtaaaataaatactattatttaattatgcaaagataaatgcgatgcgtgtgcgtaagctggtaaaatactgaaatgataaaaattgtgaactataataataataataataataataataataataataataataataataataataataattattattattattagtaactgtaatataataatgaaacaccagctttgataaaaggctaatagttaaaatataatatatattttttttaattttccataaAAATGTTAGAAACATAAatgggtattttggaagagaggcgggacaaaattgggtgtcaacacctatTACAGTGCTAAGCAAATAAACTAAAGGGCTAGATACAGCTTCTTACCAACTGCAATACTAAGTAAACAAACTAAGTAGCTAAACCCAAAGGAAAGGCATgctttacttctctttaatctaTATTTGTGATCACATATAGAACAAAAGCTTAAACCTCCTATAAGAATAGGAGAAAACAGCCCCAAACGCACATTAATACAAACTAGAGCATGTACTTTTTGCAAGATTCATAATAATTCTCCCTGTGATAGAGAAGTGAAAACTCCAGCCATAACCTACTATATTCTTTAGTGCAAAACCAAATGAAGAATAAGTGCTTACAtacttattttttttgttttacaaaCAAAGAGTTAAAGGTTGAAAAACAGGCTGACAACTCAAAACAGTATACAACATAACAGAGGATTTTGAATGACTAAACAGAGATTTACTAGGTGACCTTAACTACATATTCTGGCAAAATAAGGAAGGCAATTGCCATATTTTAAGTGAGGTTACCATGACACAAATGACAAACAAGGATCAAGTCAAGCCAACAACTATAGAGGCACAAAAAGTAGATATGCTTATGCTAAGCTAATATCAAACTGAAACAACATTCAAGCTTATATTAAACTACTAAAGAACATGTATAATTGTATCAACAGGATTTCTGCCAAACCAGTATGCGGAATCCTAAACTAATAGGTGATATCATATAAAAGGCCTAGCCAGGCAAAACCACAGGTTAACTGATGCACAACTTAGTCAAAGCTGGACAAGTGTGGCACAATTAAGCAGCTGAATTGGTCTGTGACCCATCATTATTGAGCAGACAAACCATACTTGTTATGCTATAAGCTAAATAGCATATGACTAACCAAAACAAGACATAAAATGAACCACTGCAGAACAAACTGAAGGTAAACACATACACATCGTTAGCAAACCACAAACTAATATACAGAACTAATCTTATGAAGAACAAATAAGCAATGTGAACCTAACAAAACACATGATTAATCCAAATCGATATCTAACATAGAACTGAATAACTACAGAACTAGACACAGGATCAAACTAAGCTCAAACACGCGTAATACAACTAAAACAAACAGAAACAGGAATTAAATCATAACTGATCAAACGAATCACACAAGCAGTTTAAGCACTCAAACATTTACTAAAAATAACTAATGGAAGGggtattaccttcttcgggtgcagcgaaatggatGCGGGGTCTTTGATTCACACTCGAACACCACACTCCGAATTTGTATAGATCCGAAACAAAACCCAGAGCGAAAAACGAACAGAAATGATTTGATATGTTTCTTATCAATCACCAAAATATATGACTACTACAAATTGATATCTTTTAGGGGGGGTTTCCAACTTTAATCTCTAGGGGATTCTGCCACTAAAACAAACCTGTTCTTGGAGGATTCCATGAATCGAAAAAAATCCTCTTCAACTGATTTGGAGGTGACTATTTATAAGGCGATTTAGGGTTtcttgtgaagaagagagagaagagcgggggacAAGACGAAGTGGGGGTGACAgtggcgtggggggacaaggagGAGTGGATGTTGAAGAGGAGCGTGGTGTGGGGTGAGGAAGAGCGGAAGAGAGAGAGCGAGTGAGGGAGACGGCTGAGTGGAAggggaaagagaaagagattagggattagGGTAAAAATAAGGGAATGGGCtaatcgggtcgggtcgggtattgGATGTGGTGGGCTGAAAATATATGGGTTGGGATATTTAtttttgggctggggtgaattaaaatgtgggctgattttatgaattgaCCCGAAAGTAATACGGGTTCTAAAGAGACTCgttttaaattaatcatatacTGAGTGTGCTAAAATACCCCCTAATATAAAGTATGTGTTTATTAATatttagatgaaaataaaatgacgtcgtaatagccgggcgataatatatttgagattcaacagtaagtaaatgctattattaaattacgcgaagataaatgcgatgcgtgtgcataagctggtaaaatgataaaaattgtgaataataataataataataataataataatggtagtagaaatggtaataaaagataatgacagcataatgcaatgccggtattaataaaaactaataattatagtaaaaatataaatacattttttttagatttgccaaaatattagaagcgtaaatagatatttcggaggagaggcgggacaaaattgggtgtcaacatccaACAGGAAAAGACTCTCACGCGATAAAAATTTACACATACGACAACTACTTTCTTTATGTCTCTTCCTCAGTTCGTCTAAGTTAGCTCAAAAATTTGAGGTGATTATCGATTTctcgaaagaaaaaaaatgaattttgtaTTTAGAGCTTACTTGGCCAAGTTATcaaaatcaacttattttaagaagtattttattaaaatatttattgAAAAGGTACTTTGCGAAAATATCAATTTGTATCAATCAATATTTAAATAAAAAGTGTTTTTCCGTATCAAATTATGAAAAATGCAATACTACTAATCAATTGTGCACACATAAATTTTTAATATGTGCCATCTCTTTGAGAAATCAAAAGTacttgtttttgttttttcaagAAAGTAGCGCTTTTTAGCTTCTACTTTATCCGAAAATTATTTATTTGTCCGATAAGTTTTTTTGGTTAAacacttttattttattaaaataaacatttaaaaaaaaagatcttCCGACGTTTCAAAAGTTCGGTTGAAATATTGCCCACTGCTTCCCATAATTTGGTATGGCATTTGACATGTCATCGTATCATAATGAGACTTTGATGTGGTTTGTCCTCCAAATTATTATGACAATTAAAGGCGTGTGAGAAGGAGGAAAAGGAAATCCCACTTTTTAGAAATTGCACCTATAAAGTCGATAATTGAGGCAATTTATGTGTCGTACTTTTTCAATGGAAGAGTGACACATCAACATTTTGATAATTATACACCTGATATTGATTTTACTTCATGTTTCATGTCTCCTTTCTTCCCTTATtcctttttctcaaaaaaaatattttttgtgcgGCGGAATCAGAACCGTTGTTGCAGGCCAAGTGTCTTGTAGTTTTGCTGACTTTCATAAATGAGGAGGAGAATTTAGTTAAATTAAATGTTGAGAGATTAATTTAAAGTTGGAGTAGGAAATTgaaattattactccctccatctcaaaataagtgtcatcttgGTAAAAAAATTGATCCCAAAATAATTGTCACTTtagaaattttaagaaaaaaattgacAAACATTTTCAAGTATGCAATTTACATTAAAGAAGTAGTCCTTTTTAATATTGATGATACCTAGTTATATCTTAGCAATCTGACCGAGTGATACTTAGTTATATCTTTAATTTCAAATTTTACTAGTGATATTCACTCATTTGTAAAAGGCAGGAAAAAAAGGCTATCCCTTAAGAAGATGAGGAAGGATGGATAGAGGGGGATGAAAACATTGCTAATGAGGTTGTATCCTTTTTTAAGAATCAATTCTCTAAAGAAGATTCTGTTAAAGATTTTTCCATTCTTAATTGCATTGCTAAAGTgatcaatgatgatgataatgaaaaTCTTACATCTAATCCAACTATGGATGAGCTGAAAGATGTTGTCTTTTCCATGAGCTGTCATAGTGCCCCAGGACCTGATGGAATATCTGGGAAATTTTATCATAGTTGTTGGGACATTATTAAAGATGATCTTCTACTAATGATTCTTGATTTTTTTGCAGGTAATCAGATTCCTAAAGCAATCACTCACACCTGTCTCATCCTCATTCCCAAAGTAGACAACCCCCAAACTTTTACTGAACTAAGACCAATTAGTCTTAGTAACTTCTCAGTAAAAATCATTTCTAAGCTTGTTAACCAAAGACTTAACTGCTTGATGCACAAGATTGTATCCCCTAACCAAACAGACTTCATCAAAGGCAGATCAATCACTGATAATATCATGCTTACTCAAGAAATTGTCCATAGCATAAACAGAACCTCTCCAGCTGGTAATGTGGTTTTAAAATTGGACATGACTAAAGCCTATGATAGGGTATCATGGGAATACCTTTGTAAGGTCCTTAGACAGTTTGGCTTTGCTGAAAGGTGGATTGATAGTGTTTGGAGACTAATTTCAAATGTCTGGTACTCTGTCAATATTAATGGGACCAGACATggcttcttcaactccacaaggGGTATCAAACAGGGAGATCCTCTTTCCCCTTCTCTTTTTATCATAGGAACTGAATTATTTACTATAATGATGGAAACACTAAATTAGTCTAAATTTATTCCATTTTCTATGGAAAAAAAATGGCCCTAATATCTCCCATTTGtgctatgcagatgatactattctTTTCTCCTCATGTGATTCTCATTCCTTGGGTCTCCTAATGAGTAGATTGGGGGAGTATGAAGGTGTCTATGGACAACTTATCAATAGAAACAAATCTGGTTTTTATGTAACCTTTAAAAAGGACGATCCTAGAATCAGCTTGATAAAAGGGATTACTGGTTTCAACCATTGCCAATTCCCTATGATCTATCTTGGATGCCCTATTTACGTTGGGAGGAAAAAAATTGTCTATTTCAACACCATGGTGGCTAAAGTAGCCAGAAGACTTCAGGGATGGCAGGGCAAACTACTATCCTATGGTGGTAAGGCTGTCCTCATCAAATCAGTGCTTCAGGCTCTTCCTTTACACCTTCTGTCTGCTGTTCACCCCCCTAAGACTGCCCTAGATCAAATTGAAATGATTATAGCTAATTTTTTCTGGGGTATGGATGGTGATAGAAAAAAGAAACATTGGTGTTCTTGGAATGATATGAGCTATCCAGTTAGTGAGGGAGGAGCAGGATTCAGATCTTTGAAAGACATCTGCAACTCCTTCTCTGCTAAACTTTGGTGGAAATTCAGAACTCAAAGTTCTCTATTGAGATCTTTCTTAGAAGCAAAATACTGCAAGAGATTTCATCCAGTTGCTAAGAAATGGGCTTATGGCCAATCCCATATTTGGAAGAGGCTTATGGATAGCAATAAAATGATTGAACCTTTTATTCTCTGGAAGATTGGTAATGGAGAAGCATCATTTTGGTGGGATAACTGGACTGAACTTGGTCCTCTTGCTAGACTGGTTCAGAACTAGAGAACCCCCAAAAATACTCTGGTAAAAGATTTCTATTCTGGCAATCATTGGAATATTGTGAAACTGAGAAGGATTCTACCGCAGAATATCATTAATTCTATTATTTCTATTGAGTTTAACCTTGCTAGGAAAGATATTCCGATTTGGACTTCTGATCCGTCAGGAAAATTCATTAGCAAATCTGCTTGGCATATTGTTCGAAGGAGAAAAGGCACTACTCTGGCTAGTTCCAAAATTTGGCACAAGAAAATGCCTTTTAGGATTTGCTTTTTCATGTGGAGAGCTCTTCAAAACAAGATCCCATCTGATGATGCTGTGAAGAGATTTGGAATTTACCTTCCCTCCATTTGCAATTACTGTCCTATTCATAAAATAGAAACTTCTCAACACCTGCTCAGTGAAAGCAAAATTGCTACACAAGTCTGGGAATATTTTTGCAACACCTGTGGTATAGATCGTGTACATGGACAACTCAGAATGTCCACCATGAAATGGTGGATGGCTAAAGGTAAGAATTTAGTTCATACTTGTATTTTACAGTGCTTACCAATTGCTAtttgttgggagatttggaaaaACAGGTGTAGGGCTAGATTTGAAGACAAGAAGATGTCAACCTGGTTCATCATACAGCAAATAAATAAGCTCATATCTCTGGTCCTAAATGCTCAATTCCCAGACGTACATATGCCCAGCTCTTGGTTGGACAAGTGCAACAAAATGGAGAATCTCAGGCCTATCACTCATTCTGTAGCAGTATACTGACACAAACCGAGCCCTAATTGGGTTAAACTCAACGTGGATAGTTGTAGCAAAGGCAATCCAGGATCAGCAGGAGGAGGCGGAATCATCAGAGATCACACAGTCAAAATGATCAAGGCATTTGTAGAATTCTATGGCCAATGCAGCAACAATGTGGCGGAAGCAAATGCAATCTGGAAAGGAGTTAACATCTGCAAAGATTTTGGACTGCCCAGAGTTGTGGTGGAATCTGACTCTCTACTAATTATTAATATACTCAATGGGAGATTAAAACCTCCATGGCAAATCAGAGAGATCATGAGTAAGATTATGAGAGACACTAGCCATGGTGAATTTGTCTTTATTCATATTTATAGAGAAGGGAATTCAACTGCGGACATGCTTGCCAATTGGGGAGAAGATTCAAAGATCTCTTCTATGTTCACTGAAGCTActtccctaccttccaaggttaGAGCTTCAATGCAGCTAGAACTTGATGGGTTCCCAAATTTCAGATTCAGAAGCAAAAGAAACCAATTCACTACTGATGATAGTTGAATCAACTACTTACTTTTTGGTACTCTCACACATGTATATAGTGTCCTTCTATTGCTTCTTGTTCAACAAGAGAAGGATTACTCATCTCTCTATGCTTAGGTATAGTAATCAATATTTCATCTTGATGATTATTTCTAACCTTCACGATGTAAATGAGGCTAAGGTCTATGTCCTCCTCCGTGTAATTAAGATTTTTGGTAAATACAGGTTGGAGTCATGCCTAACTCCCCCATCATAAGgatggatttttttaaaaaaaaaaaaaaaaactagtgatACCTATATCACTGAGTACCtatcttttattttgaaaaataaaaaaactcaTTTTTAACAGATATAGTTTGTCTCGAAAGGTGCCATATAGAATAATAGACATGGTGATTTTTTTTAAACAATGGCTATTTCAGAATTTTAACTCCCTTTCAATGGTACTATAATATAAATATGCGGTTGTTTATAAGTTCTTAATCAATTCTTAATCTGTCACTCACCATTTTTCAACAATTTTCTCAACAAATTATTTTCTTTAGAGAAGTTCTTAAAGAAAATCTTTAGGAATTATTGTGTGCCGATTTTGAAGGATTTATTTTCTCTTGTGAGGTTTATTGCTCATCTCAATAACAATCATTCATATAGTGAGTGCAGTTAGTACCTCAAAAGTGTCTACATATCTCAAATACATAAAACTATCTCTGACAATAGAAAATATAAGTATGCGGTGGTATATATACGAGGAATATTTTCTTGCAGTGCACAAGATGTGGAACACTAGCTTTGTGAAGCATCTCAATGTATTCTTAATCCAAGCTATTCCTTGTGTTGTCTAGCTTGCTTTTCTAATCATCGGAATATGTCTTCAAGTGATAAATTAAGTGTTTATGCTTATAATTTCTGTTTATATTACATTTGCTAGTCTGAATCTCGATCAAAGACGCGAAGCTATTCTTGTCAGAACGGAGTCAATTAACATGATCTTCATCAAAAAAATTACACTATGTAGATAGTACTTTTTAGTAGATAGTACTTtttagtatatatactatatatgttGAATTCTCTTAACATTGAGTatattttttaaatcttttgaCTCCTCTAAGGAAAAATCCTAGCTCCAAAAGTCATCTGGATTATATTATGTTTTGTATTTGTAGCTTGTTTTTAGTTCAAAAAACGCAAGTATGGCTATGCAAGATTTGCCATTAGATCTACTCACCTAAAATAATTTCTAGAAAAGTCACGAGATCTCTGGCAAACGTGTATGCTGCACTAAGACGTAACAAGGAGGTTTTGAAGACAATCTTGCAAAGTACTTGCATTTTTCAAACCAATATTTGTTGCCCTAAATAAGATATTTTTATGATCGTCCAActaaaattttaattaaattgAATTTGTcagattcatatatatatatatatatatatatatatatatatatatatatatatttgtttgtgTAAACATAACAAGCAAAGTCAGGACCAAGTTCAAATAAATAAATTCTCTAGCTCTGAGGCAAGTCACGTGATAATGCAGTAAATTTACATAAAGTAAAAATCTAATCAGTCAGAAAAAGATGAGAAGAAGTGAGTCAGACAATATATTACACAATACGAAATAATTTAGTGTTGAAGACAATCTTGCAAAGTACTTGTATTTTTCAAACCAATATTATGTTCCCCTAAATAAGATATTTTTATGATGATCCAAAACTAAAGTTTTAATTGAATGTGTCTAATTCATATTTATGTTTGTTTTTGTAAACATAACAAGCAAAGTCAGGCCCAACTTCAAATAAAGAAATTCTCTAGCTCTAAGATAAGTGACGTGACAGTGCAGTCAATTTACATAAAGTAAAAAGCTAATCAGtcaaaaaaagaagagaagaagtGAGTAGACAGCATAtcacataatacaaaataattagTGTTATGTTTATACCTTTGCCTTCGGTTAAAAAATGCAAGTTACGTCAATGCAATAGTGTATTTCAATCAAATCAATCCTGAAATAATGAGCAAAACAGTGTTTAGTTTGAAGGAACACAATAGTCGTACCGAAGACGAATTTAAGAGTAAAAACTCAGGGGTTCTGATTTTAGCTTCATTGAGTTACAGAGTTATAattttatatattaaataaacATGTAACTCAACTTTACATTGCGATCATAATTTGTGGTTTTACAAATTAAAGGTATacgtaaaaagaaaaaagaaaagtcaAAACTTTGTAATCAAATTGATACTGTTCCTTTGTTTTATTCTACCACAAGGCCTATTTACTTGCTGAAGAAATTAGCAGTAGTAAGTTTTCTTATTCAACATCAAAGTTTATTATGTTTATATTGCTATTAGATTATCTATTTGTATTATCCTATCTTTAAT
Above is a genomic segment from Lycium barbarum isolate Lr01 chromosome 12, ASM1917538v2, whole genome shotgun sequence containing:
- the LOC132624466 gene encoding uncharacterized protein LOC132624466, giving the protein MIKAFVEFYGQCSNNVAEANAIWKGVNICKDFGLPRVVVESDSLLIINILNGRLKPPWQIREIMSKIMRDTSHGEFVFIHIYREGNSTADMLANWGEDSKISSMFTEATSLPSKVRASMQLELDGFPNFRFRSKRNQFTTDDS